The genomic region ACTGGGCCTTTCGCTTAGCGACGAACCTTCGGACGAAGAACTCCAATTCCACCTCGACGCCCGCCGGGAATTCTGGGCCACCCGCCCCACCCCGCCGTGCGTGGTGGCCACCCAGGGCGCGGAGAAGCACTTCAACGTCCACGTGCACGAGGGCCACTACGCCCACTGCTGGATCCGGTTAGAAGACGGCTCCTCGCGCGACTGCTACCAGGACGAGAACTGGGCGCCGCCGTGTACCGCCTCCGACGGGGTGGTGTGGGGCGAGGCCACCTTCCACGTGCCGGGCGATCTGCCCGCCGGCTACCACGAGCTGCACCTAGAATCGGACAACTTGGACGAGGTCTGCCCGCTGCTGGTGGTGCCGGCGGCGCTGTCCACCAACGCGGAGGTGGTGCGCGAGCCGGTGTGGGGCGTGATGGCGCAGCTGTATTCGGTGCGCTCCCTGGACTCCTGGGGCATCGGCGACTTCAACGACTTGGGCGCGATCGCCGAAGCGGTGGCGCAGCAGGGCGCGGACTACCTGCTGATTAACCCGGTGCACGCCGCCCAGCCGGTCCCACCGGTGGAGGACTCGCCCTACCTGCCCACCTCCCGCCGCTTTGTCAATCCCATCTACATCGCAGTCGAGCAGGTGCCGGAGTTCGGGTTGTTGGAGGAGGGCGACCGGGAGGACGTCGCAAAGCTTGCCGCCCCGCTGAAGGCCATGAACCACACCGCGCGGCCGCTCGAGCGCGACACCATCTTCGCCGCGAAGCTGGCGGCGCTGCGCGCGCTGTTCTACGCCTCCGCCGCCGACGAGGCGCGCAGGCACGACTTCGAGCTGTTCTGCCTGGACGAAGGCGAAGGCCTGCGCCAATTCGCGCAATGGTGCGCCGCCCAGGCTTCCGAATCCGAGCACCACGGCGCGCCGAAGCACGCCGGCGAAGACCCGCAGGAACTCGTGGAGTTCTACATGTGGCTGCAGTTCATCGCCGACGAACAGCGCCGCGTCGCCCAGCAGCGGGCCCTGGCGGCCGGCATGCGGCTGGGCATTATGACGGACCTGGCCGTAGGCATCCACCCCGGCGGCGCCGATGCGGCCACGTTGCACGAGGTGCTGGTGCCGGACGCCTCGGTGGGCGCGCCGCCGGACCAGTACTCGCAGCAAGGCCAGGACTGGTCGCAGCCGCCGTGGAACCCGCAGCAACTCGCCCAGGCCGGCTACCGCCCGTGGCGCGACCTTTTGCGCACCGTGCTGCGTCACTCCGGCGGCATCCGCGTCGACCACGTGCTCGGGCTGTTCCGCCTGTTCTGGCTGCCACGCATGGACACCCCGGCGCACGGCGCGTACATGCATTACGACTTCGAGGCCATGGTCGGCGTGCTCGTGCTGGAGGCGCAGCGCGCCGGGGCCGTCGTGGTGGGCGAAGATCTGGGCACCTTCGAGCCGTGGGTGCAAGACGTGCTGCGCGACAAGGGCATTTTGGGCACGTCGGTGTTGTGGTTCGAGTCCGTGCCGCCGGAGGCGCCGAGGCCGTCGCAGCAGTACCGCAACCTGGCGCTGACCGCGGTGGGCACGCACGACCTGCCGCCCACTGCCGGCTACCTCGAGGGTGCTCACAACGCGCTGCGCCACAAGCTGGGCCTGGTGGCTGAATCCTTGGAGGAGCTCAACGCCGCCGACGCGGTGTGGATCTCCCAGGTGC from Corynebacterium fournieri harbors:
- the malQ gene encoding 4-alpha-glucanotransferase — translated: MTNAQLLHALAESYGFATSYRASNGLVTEPPAESFVKLLNALGLSLSDEPSDEELQFHLDARREFWATRPTPPCVVATQGAEKHFNVHVHEGHYAHCWIRLEDGSSRDCYQDENWAPPCTASDGVVWGEATFHVPGDLPAGYHELHLESDNLDEVCPLLVVPAALSTNAEVVREPVWGVMAQLYSVRSLDSWGIGDFNDLGAIAEAVAQQGADYLLINPVHAAQPVPPVEDSPYLPTSRRFVNPIYIAVEQVPEFGLLEEGDREDVAKLAAPLKAMNHTARPLERDTIFAAKLAALRALFYASAADEARRHDFELFCLDEGEGLRQFAQWCAAQASESEHHGAPKHAGEDPQELVEFYMWLQFIADEQRRVAQQRALAAGMRLGIMTDLAVGIHPGGADAATLHEVLVPDASVGAPPDQYSQQGQDWSQPPWNPQQLAQAGYRPWRDLLRTVLRHSGGIRVDHVLGLFRLFWLPRMDTPAHGAYMHYDFEAMVGVLVLEAQRAGAVVVGEDLGTFEPWVQDVLRDKGILGTSVLWFESVPPEAPRPSQQYRNLALTAVGTHDLPPTAGYLEGAHNALRHKLGLVAESLEELNAADAVWISQVLAAAQAEGAFEATALADVDFLDRDLGEYDDVDALVEGLTRFIASTPSAMTCTNLVDMVGDTRIQNQPGTNREMYSNWCIPLCDASGTPVLVEDLPDVPLFRRIAAASQRSGAGR